A stretch of Buteo buteo chromosome 9, bButBut1.hap1.1, whole genome shotgun sequence DNA encodes these proteins:
- the NGFR gene encoding tumor necrosis factor receptor superfamily member 16 isoform X2, translating into MAGLLPLLLLLLLPAGPTWASKEKCFTKMYTTSGECCKACNLGEGVVQPCGVNQTVCEPCLDSVTYSDTVSATEPCKPCTQCVGLQSMSAPCVESDDAVCRCAYGYYQDEPSGSCKECRVCEVGFGLMFPCQDSQDTVCEECPEGTFSSEANFVDPCLPCTTCEENEVMVKECTAISDAECRDLHPRWTTQMPSLVGSDSPEPITRDPFNTEVMPSTLADTVTTIMGSSQPVVSRGTADNLIPVYCSILAAVVVGLVAYIAFKRWNNCKQNKQGANNRPVNQTPSPEGEKLHSDSGISVDSQSLHDQQPPSQSTQGPAPKGDGNLYANLPPSKQEEVEKLLGSSAEETWRQLAGELGYKEDLIDSFTREESPARALLADWSSKETATLDVLLAALHKIQRGDIAESLYSESTATSPV; encoded by the exons ATGGCCGGGCttctgccgctgctgctgctgctcctgctcccggCG GGACCCACCTGGGCCTCCAAGGAGAAGTGCTTCACCAAGATGTACACGACAAGCGGGGAGTGCTGCAAAGCCTGCAACCTGGGAGAGGGGGTGGTGCAGCCCTGCGGGGTCAACCAGACTGTCTGCGAGCCCTGCCTGGACA GCGTCACCTACTCGGACACGGTGAGCGCCACGGAGCCATGCAAGCCCTGCACGCAGTGCGTGGGGCTGCAGAGCATGTCCGCTCCCTGCGTGGAGTCGGACGACGCCGTGTGCCGCTGCGCCTACGGCTACTACCAGGACGAGCCCAGCGGGAGCTGCAAGGAGTGCCGGGTGTGCGAGGTGGGCTTCGGCCTCATGTTCCCCTGCCAGGACTCGCAGGACACGGTCTGTGAGGAGTGTCCCGAGGGCACCTTCTCCAGCGAAGCCAATTTCGTGgacccctgcctgccctgcaccACTTGCGAGGAGAACGAGGTGATGGTGAAGGAGTGCACGGCCATCTCGGATGCCGAATGCAGAG ACCTCCACCCTCGCTGGACAACACAGATGCCATCCCTGGTGGGCTCCGACAGCCCCGAGCCCATCACTAGGGACCCCTTCAACACCGAAGTGATGCCCAGCACCCTGGCAGACACCGTCACCACCATCATGGGCAGCTCGCAGCCCGTCGTGAGCCGCGGCACCGCCGACAACCTCATCCCCGTCTACTGCTCCATCCTGGCGGCCGTGGTGGTGGGGCTGGTGGCCTACATCGCTTTCAAAAG GTGGAACAACTGCAAACAGAACAAGCAAGGGGCCAACAACCGCCCGGTGAACCAGACGCCTTCGCCGGAGGGGGAGAAGCTGCACAGCGACAGCGGCATCTCGGTGGACAGCCAGAGCCTGCACGACCAGCAGCCACCCAGCCAGAGCACCCAAGGACCAG CGCCCAAGGGAGATGGGAACCTCTACGCCAACCTGCCACCCAGCaagcaggaggaggtggagaagctGCTGGGAAGCTCCGCGGAGGAGACGTGGAGGCAGCTGGCCGGGGAGCTGGGCTACAAAGAGGACCTCATAGACTCCTTCACCCGGGAGGAATCGCCCGCCCGGGCTCTCCTGGCCGACTGGTCCTCCAAGGAGACGGCCACCCTCGATGTCCTGCTGGCCGCCCTGCACAAGATCCAGCGCGGGGACATCGCCGAAAGCTTGTACAGCGAGTCCACTGCCACCTCCCCCGTCTGA
- the NGFR gene encoding tumor necrosis factor receptor superfamily member 16 isoform X1 — MSTPRVGPYLDAMHFSACPCREGPVTRVTSWLCFLSQGPTWASKEKCFTKMYTTSGECCKACNLGEGVVQPCGVNQTVCEPCLDSVTYSDTVSATEPCKPCTQCVGLQSMSAPCVESDDAVCRCAYGYYQDEPSGSCKECRVCEVGFGLMFPCQDSQDTVCEECPEGTFSSEANFVDPCLPCTTCEENEVMVKECTAISDAECRDLHPRWTTQMPSLVGSDSPEPITRDPFNTEVMPSTLADTVTTIMGSSQPVVSRGTADNLIPVYCSILAAVVVGLVAYIAFKRWNNCKQNKQGANNRPVNQTPSPEGEKLHSDSGISVDSQSLHDQQPPSQSTQGPAPKGDGNLYANLPPSKQEEVEKLLGSSAEETWRQLAGELGYKEDLIDSFTREESPARALLADWSSKETATLDVLLAALHKIQRGDIAESLYSESTATSPV; from the exons ATGTCCACCCCTAGAGTGGGACCCTACCTGGATGCGATGCATTTCTCCGCCTGCCCTTGCAGGGAGGGTCCCGTAACAAGGGTCACCTCCTGgctctgttttctctcccaGGGACCCACCTGGGCCTCCAAGGAGAAGTGCTTCACCAAGATGTACACGACAAGCGGGGAGTGCTGCAAAGCCTGCAACCTGGGAGAGGGGGTGGTGCAGCCCTGCGGGGTCAACCAGACTGTCTGCGAGCCCTGCCTGGACA GCGTCACCTACTCGGACACGGTGAGCGCCACGGAGCCATGCAAGCCCTGCACGCAGTGCGTGGGGCTGCAGAGCATGTCCGCTCCCTGCGTGGAGTCGGACGACGCCGTGTGCCGCTGCGCCTACGGCTACTACCAGGACGAGCCCAGCGGGAGCTGCAAGGAGTGCCGGGTGTGCGAGGTGGGCTTCGGCCTCATGTTCCCCTGCCAGGACTCGCAGGACACGGTCTGTGAGGAGTGTCCCGAGGGCACCTTCTCCAGCGAAGCCAATTTCGTGgacccctgcctgccctgcaccACTTGCGAGGAGAACGAGGTGATGGTGAAGGAGTGCACGGCCATCTCGGATGCCGAATGCAGAG ACCTCCACCCTCGCTGGACAACACAGATGCCATCCCTGGTGGGCTCCGACAGCCCCGAGCCCATCACTAGGGACCCCTTCAACACCGAAGTGATGCCCAGCACCCTGGCAGACACCGTCACCACCATCATGGGCAGCTCGCAGCCCGTCGTGAGCCGCGGCACCGCCGACAACCTCATCCCCGTCTACTGCTCCATCCTGGCGGCCGTGGTGGTGGGGCTGGTGGCCTACATCGCTTTCAAAAG GTGGAACAACTGCAAACAGAACAAGCAAGGGGCCAACAACCGCCCGGTGAACCAGACGCCTTCGCCGGAGGGGGAGAAGCTGCACAGCGACAGCGGCATCTCGGTGGACAGCCAGAGCCTGCACGACCAGCAGCCACCCAGCCAGAGCACCCAAGGACCAG CGCCCAAGGGAGATGGGAACCTCTACGCCAACCTGCCACCCAGCaagcaggaggaggtggagaagctGCTGGGAAGCTCCGCGGAGGAGACGTGGAGGCAGCTGGCCGGGGAGCTGGGCTACAAAGAGGACCTCATAGACTCCTTCACCCGGGAGGAATCGCCCGCCCGGGCTCTCCTGGCCGACTGGTCCTCCAAGGAGACGGCCACCCTCGATGTCCTGCTGGCCGCCCTGCACAAGATCCAGCGCGGGGACATCGCCGAAAGCTTGTACAGCGAGTCCACTGCCACCTCCCCCGTCTGA
- the NGFR gene encoding tumor necrosis factor receptor superfamily member 16 isoform X3, whose amino-acid sequence MSTPRVGPYLDAMHFSACPCREGPVTRVTSWLCFLSQGPTWASKEKCFTKMYTTSGECCKACNLGEGVVQPCGVNQTVCEPCLDSVTYSDTDSQDTVCEECPEGTFSSEANFVDPCLPCTTCEENEVMVKECTAISDAECRDLHPRWTTQMPSLVGSDSPEPITRDPFNTEVMPSTLADTVTTIMGSSQPVVSRGTADNLIPVYCSILAAVVVGLVAYIAFKRWNNCKQNKQGANNRPVNQTPSPEGEKLHSDSGISVDSQSLHDQQPPSQSTQGPAPKGDGNLYANLPPSKQEEVEKLLGSSAEETWRQLAGELGYKEDLIDSFTREESPARALLADWSSKETATLDVLLAALHKIQRGDIAESLYSESTATSPV is encoded by the exons ATGTCCACCCCTAGAGTGGGACCCTACCTGGATGCGATGCATTTCTCCGCCTGCCCTTGCAGGGAGGGTCCCGTAACAAGGGTCACCTCCTGgctctgttttctctcccaGGGACCCACCTGGGCCTCCAAGGAGAAGTGCTTCACCAAGATGTACACGACAAGCGGGGAGTGCTGCAAAGCCTGCAACCTGGGAGAGGGGGTGGTGCAGCCCTGCGGGGTCAACCAGACTGTCTGCGAGCCCTGCCTGGACA GCGTCACCTACTCGGACACG GACTCGCAGGACACGGTCTGTGAGGAGTGTCCCGAGGGCACCTTCTCCAGCGAAGCCAATTTCGTGgacccctgcctgccctgcaccACTTGCGAGGAGAACGAGGTGATGGTGAAGGAGTGCACGGCCATCTCGGATGCCGAATGCAGAG ACCTCCACCCTCGCTGGACAACACAGATGCCATCCCTGGTGGGCTCCGACAGCCCCGAGCCCATCACTAGGGACCCCTTCAACACCGAAGTGATGCCCAGCACCCTGGCAGACACCGTCACCACCATCATGGGCAGCTCGCAGCCCGTCGTGAGCCGCGGCACCGCCGACAACCTCATCCCCGTCTACTGCTCCATCCTGGCGGCCGTGGTGGTGGGGCTGGTGGCCTACATCGCTTTCAAAAG GTGGAACAACTGCAAACAGAACAAGCAAGGGGCCAACAACCGCCCGGTGAACCAGACGCCTTCGCCGGAGGGGGAGAAGCTGCACAGCGACAGCGGCATCTCGGTGGACAGCCAGAGCCTGCACGACCAGCAGCCACCCAGCCAGAGCACCCAAGGACCAG CGCCCAAGGGAGATGGGAACCTCTACGCCAACCTGCCACCCAGCaagcaggaggaggtggagaagctGCTGGGAAGCTCCGCGGAGGAGACGTGGAGGCAGCTGGCCGGGGAGCTGGGCTACAAAGAGGACCTCATAGACTCCTTCACCCGGGAGGAATCGCCCGCCCGGGCTCTCCTGGCCGACTGGTCCTCCAAGGAGACGGCCACCCTCGATGTCCTGCTGGCCGCCCTGCACAAGATCCAGCGCGGGGACATCGCCGAAAGCTTGTACAGCGAGTCCACTGCCACCTCCCCCGTCTGA